TTACTAATGAGCCAATTCGTAAACCCCCACCAGCTAATGGTTCGATCCGCTTCATTTCTAAGCGAGAAATATCAATAAGTTGCGATGGCTCATCTAGAAAAACTTTCAGGCGATCAACTAAGTTAGTGCCACCCGCAATAAATGTGGCATTTTTGTCTGTAGATGCTCGTGTAACGGCATCTTGAACGGAAGTAGCGCGACTGTAGGAGAAGTTATTCATGCTGGCATCTCCTTAACTAATATATCGGCAGCAGCCGAAGGAGGTGTTTGTCCTGCTACCTGCTGTACGGCAGCAACGATGCCATTGTAGGCGCTGCACCGACAGAGGTTGCCACTCAATCGTTCCTTAATTTCTGCCTCAGAAAGTTGGGTAAGCTGCGGTGGGCTATCGAGATTTGGAGTAATTGCGCTTGCGCTTCCCCGTTTAACTTCATCCAAGAGAGCAACAGTGGCGCAAATTTGTCCAGGGGTACAATAACCGCACTGAAAACCATCATTATCTATAAACGCCGCTTGGACTGGATGAAGAACATCGCCCTTAGCAAGTCCTTCAACAGTGACAATCTCCTTGCCTTCTTGCATCACTGCTAATGCCAGACAGGAATACACTCGCTGTCCATCAACTAGAACAGTACAAGCGCCACACTGCCCGTGATCGCAGCCCTTTTTGCTGCCTGTTAGTTCCAATCGCTCTCGCAAGGTATCCAGCAGGGTTACTCGTGGCTCGATATTGAGCGATCGCTTTTTACCATTAACGTTTAATCTGACA
This region of Oculatellaceae cyanobacterium genomic DNA includes:
- a CDS encoding 2Fe-2S iron-sulfur cluster-binding protein, with product MQHHEEKRKKTSRRSFLGHALTAAGTAIAAPTLIEQATAAKEEGEKIAQSAASGAIAVRLNVNGKKRSLNIEPRVTLLDTLRERLELTGSKKGCDHGQCGACTVLVDGQRVYSCLALAVMQEGKEIVTVEGLAKGDVLHPVQAAFIDNDGFQCGYCTPGQICATVALLDEVKRGSASAITPNLDSPPQLTQLSEAEIKERLSGNLCRCSAYNGIVAAVQQVAGQTPPSAAADILVKEMPA